CTCGGTGTCCATCTCGTCCAGGATCCGGTTGACCTCGGTCAGCACCGCCCCCTGCAACTGCCACTGGCTGGGGTCGCGCTGCACCTCCTCCAGCATCAGCCGGGCCAGCCTGTCGCGGGTCGCGGCGGCGGTGGCCAGCTCGTTGGCGAGCCGTTCCTCCGCCGATTCGGCGCTGCGGCTGACGTGCGTGGTGACCAGCACCGCATAGCTGACGACGGCGTCGGCGACCTGGGAGAACAATTCCTCCACGGCCGCCCCGATCCCGGGCCGGAACAGCGGTCCGGGGTCGCGTTCCTTGGCCAGGTCGGTGAACGAACGCGCCAGCACCCGCAGCACCACCGTGCAGATCTCCAGCGTGTCGAGGCCGGTGCGCAGCACCACCCGGTGCAGCAGCCCCTCGCGCACACGCGGGTTGAGTTTGAGGCTCTCCTCGGCCTGCCGCAGCGACGCGTCCACCCCGACGATGTCGTGGTCCAGCCGCCGCGCCTCGTGGAGCCGGGCCGCGGCCCGCTCCACCGGCGTACGGCCGGCCGCCTCCTCGCCCATACGGAGCATCAGCTGACGCATCCCGCGGGCCAGTTCCTCGATCGACTCCCCGGCGGTGCCCACCCACACGGGCGGCGCGAACAGCAGGTTGGTGGCCATGCCGACCACCGCCCCGATCAGCGTGTCGAGCACCCGGAGCCAGGCGGTGGAGCCCACCTGGGTGACGCCGAGGACGAGCATCGCGCTGATCGCCACCTCGACCACGAACTCCTCGACCCGCACCAGTTGCCCGACCCCCAGCGCGGCCAGGATCAGCAGGGCCAGACTCCACCAGGTCAGCCCCACCAGGACGCTGAACCCGATGGCCACGACCACCCCGGCCACCACCGCGTTGACCCGTCGGATGCCGGTCGTCAGCGTCGAGTAGAGGGTGACCTGGACGACCAGCAGGGCGGTCAGGGGTGCGGTGAGCGGCAGGTGCTCGGGGCTCAGCCGGAGGGCGACGACATACGCGACGGTCGCCGCCGCCGTCGAACGCACCGACTGCACGATCACCGGATCGCGGTGCCACTTCGCCACCTGGCCGGTGACCACGGCCCAGGCCTTACGTACGTCTTGCATCCCTGGACCATTTCCCCGTCACCGTCTCATCGAACGCATTCGCCCCTTGGCTCACCTGCGTGCACGGGCGCGTGCGCTCAGACGCCCAGCTTGTCGAGGAACCCCGACAGGTTGTCCACCGTGCGGGCGATCTGCTCCTCCACCGTCAGGCTCTCCTGGAACCGGCCGCCGCCCTGCGGGACCTTCTTGCCGCGTACGTAGAGCGAGCAGGCCAGGTCGGTGCACATGTACAGGCCGACGGAGTTGCCCTCTCGGCCGGCCGCGCCCGCCTTGCGCGCGGTCATCAGGGAGACGCCGCTGCCGGGGTGCGTGGTCAGGCAGAGCGAGCACATGCTGCGGTGCAGGAAACCGCGCTGCGCGGAGGGGAAACGCAGGGTGACGCCGACGAGCCGGCCGTCGCGCTCGGTCACCACATAGCTGCGGTCGGGCGCGCCCGGGTCGCGCCAGCCGAGGAAGTCGAGCGCGTCCCAGGGGCGCTCGTCGAGGTCCCGGGGCACGGAGAGCCGCTTCGCCTCGCCTTTCGAACAGTTGACGAACGAGGTACGGATGTCCGGCTCGGTGAGGGGTCGCATGGCGTGCTCCTGAACGGTTTGCGGTAATACCTAGGGCTCCTAGGTTTCCAGGTTCGCACCTACGGTAGGAAGCGAGACCCCACGAGCGCCAGGGAATTTCCCCTCCGTACGCCCCGGGCACCGCCGCACCGGCCAAGAAAAACAAAAGGACTCTCCGCGCATCCTCGCGTCGGAGAGTCCTCGGGGCACTCTGCCGAACCCCATGGCGCACGAGTAGCCCGTCCCGTGCACCCCATGCGTCCCGGCCGCACCACCCCACCCGCGTGGCGCAGCGCGGCACCCCGGCCGTGCCGCGCCACGCCGCGTGGGCCCGCGCGCTACGCCGCGCTCTGCCCGAGCCGCCCGTGCGCGCGGATCAGGTCCGCGTAGTGGTGCCCGCTGCCCTTGATGGTGCGGCGCTGCGTCGCGTAGTCGACGTGGACCAGCCCGAACCGCTTGTCGTAGCCGTACGCCCACTCGAAGTTGTCGAGCAGCGACCAGGCGAAGTACCCGGCCAGCGGCACGCCCTTGCGGACGGCGGAGGCGCACGCCGCCAGGTGCTGGTCGAGGTAGGCGACGCGCTCGGGGTCGTCGACCGTGCCGTCTGGACGTACGACGTCGGGGTAGCAGGAGCCGTTCTCCGTGATGTACAGCTGCCGGGCGCCGTAGTCCTCGGTGAGGCGGAGCAGCAGCCGCTCGATGCCGTTCGCGTCGACCTCCCAGTCCATGCCGGTGCGCGGCAGCCCCGGCTGGCGTACCGCGCGGGCACGGGGCGCCGGTCCCGTGGGGTCGTCCTCGATGGCGGACGGGAAGTAGTAGTTCAGGCCCAGCCAGTCCAGCGGCTCGGCCATCGCCGCGAGGTCGCCCGCCCGCTCGGGCAGGTCGACGCCGTACACCTCGCGCATGTCCGCGGGGAAGCCGCGGCCGTGCACCGGGTCCAGCCACCAGCGGTTGGCGTGGCCGTCCATGCGCCGGGCGGCCGCGACGTCCTCGGGCCGGTCGGTGGCGGGCTCGACGTAGGACAGGTTGTTGACGAACCCGATCCGCGCGTCCGGGACCGCCGCGCGCACCGCGCGGACGGCGAGCCCGTGGCCGAGGAGCAGATGGTACGAGGCGCGCACGGCGGCCGGGAGGTCGGTCAGCCCCGGCGCCATCTTGCCCTCCAGATGGCCGATCCAGGCGGAGCACAGCGGCTCGTTCAGCGTCGTCCACATCGTGACGCGGTCCCCGAGCCGCTCGGCGACGACACCGGCGTACGAGGCGAAGGCGAGCGCGGTGTCGCGCTCCGGCCAGCCGCCCCGGTCCTGGAGCACCTGCGGCAGGTCCCAGTGGTAGAGGGTGACGGAGGGGGTGATGCCGGCCGCGAGGAGCGCGTCGATCAGCCGGTCGTAGAAGTCGAGCCCCTTGGCGTTGACCTCGCCCGTGCCGCCCGGCACCACGCGCGGCCAGGCCACCGACAGCCGGTAGGCGTTGGTGCCCAGCCGGCGCATCAGTTCGATGTCCTCCTCCCAGCGGTGGTAGTGGTCGCAGGCCACATCACCGTGGTCCCCGCCCGCGACCTTGCCGGGGGTGTGGGAGTAGGTGTCCCAGATGGAGGGCGAGCGGCCGTCCTCGGCGGCGGCCCCCTCGATCTGGTACGCCGCGGTGGCCGTGCCCCACAGGAAGTCGCGCGGGAAGGCGCCGAGGTCGATGGTCACGGGGGTCCTTTCGGGAATCCGGTTCAAAGCGGTGCCGGGTGCGGTCACTTGACGGCTCCCGCCGTCAGTCCGGCCACCAGGTACCGCTGGAGCAGCAGGAATCCGGCGACCACGGGCACGCTCACCACGAGCGAGGCGGCCATGATCTGGTTCCAGTACACGTCGTATTGCGTGGAGTAGCCCTGGAGTCCGACGGCGAGCGTGCGGGTGGTGTCGTTGGTCATCACGGAGGCGAACAGCACCTCGCCCCACGCGGTCATGAAGGCGTAGACGGCGACCGCGACGATGCCGGGGATCGCGGCTGGCACGACGACGCGGAACAGCGCGCCGAGCGGACCGCAGCCGTCGACCAGCGCCGCCTCGTCCAGATCGCGCGGCACCGAGTCGAAGTAGCCGATCAGCATCCAGATCGAGAACGGCAGCGAGAAGGTGAGGTACGTCAGGATCAGCCCGCCGCGCGAGCCGAACAGCGCGATGCCGGTGGCGTTGCCGATGTTGACGTAGAGCAGGAACAGCGGCAGCAGGAAGAGGATGCCGGGGAACATCTGCGTGGACAGCACGGTCACCGTGAAGACGCGCTTGCCGCGGAAGCTGTAGCGGCTGACCGCGTAGGCGGCGAACACCGCGATGACCACCGAGCAGACGGTCGCCGCGCCCGCCACGATCAGCGAGTTCACGAAGTACTTCGCCAGCGGCACCGTCGACCAGATGTCGATGTACGGGCGGATCGTCAGCTCGCTGGGCAGCCAGTGGAACGTGCCGGTGACGTCCGCGAGCGGCTTCAGCGAGCTGGAGACCATCACGTACACCGGCACCAGCACGAAGCCGGTGAGCAGGGTGAGGAAGATCCGCCGGGTCCACAGGAAGGTGCGCGGCGGCGCCATGGGGGAGCGGGGCACCCGTGCGGTGCGCAGGGTCTCAGACATCGGCCGTCTCCTTACGGCGGCGGGAGCTGCCGGCGGTGCGGTCCCGGGAGGTCAGCGCCAGATAGACGCCCGTCACCACCAGCAGGAAGAGCAGCAGCAGGACCGACATCGCCGAGCCGGTGCCGAAGTTCCAGGTGACGAAGGACGCCTGGTAGATGTGGACCGAGATGAGGTCCGCGGCCTGCGGGGCGCCCTTGCCGAACAGCACGAACGGTGTGTTGAAGTCGTTGAACGTCCACAGGAACAGCACCAGCACCAGCACCTGGTTGACGGGGCGCAGCGACGGCAGCGTGATCCGGCGGATCTGCTGGAGCATCCCGGCGCCGTCCAGCGCGGCGGCCTCGTACAGCTCCTTGGGGATGTTCTGCAACCCGGCCATCACGATGAGGAAGGCGAACGGCCAGCCCTTCCACACCGACACGGTCAGCAGCGCGATGAAGCTGTTGTCGCCGATGAGCCAGAAGGAGGGCTTGTCGGTGAGGCGGAGCTGGTCGTGCAGGACGTGGTTCACCAGGCCGTTGTCGTGCTGGAACATGAACACCCAGGTGATGACGGCCGCGTAGACCGGCAGCGCGTACGGCACCAGGAACAGGGCGCGCAGCAGACCGCGGCCGCGGAAGGTGTCCTGCATGCAGATCGCGGCGACCGTGCCGATCAGCCAGCACAGGCCGACCGACAGCAGGGTGAAGACGACGGTCACGAGGAAGGAGTGGAGCAGCGCCTCGCCGACCGGCGCGTCGAAGTCCACCGACACCTTGTAGTTGTCGAACCCGGACCAGGGGGCGGTGCCCCAGTCGCGGATGTAGAACTGGGTGAGCTCCTTGAAGCTCATCACGACACCGATCACCATCGGTATCAGATGGACCAGGAGTTCGAGGATCAGGGCGGGCAGGAGGAGCAGGTAGGGCAGGGTGACGCGGCGGAGCCGCCCGGTGCGGCGGCGGGGGCCGCGTGCCGCACCGGGCGGGTCCTTGCGCACCGCCGGCTCCCGGGCCGGGGCGGTGGTGGTCATGTGGCTCACTTCTTGGGCATCTGCTGCTGGGCCTTCTCGAGCTTCGCCTTCACCGACGCGGTGGTCACCGACCGGCCGCCGGCGGCGTCGGCGAACAGTTCCTTGACGGCCGTGCCGACCGTCGTCTCGAACTGCGACTCGTCGGCGACCTGCGGCAGCGCGGCGGCGCTGGTGCCGAGGGTGGTCTTGAGGACGGCGGTGGCACCGGAGTTGAACGCCGGGTCCGACTGCGCCGCCTTCACCGGCGGGATCGAGCTGTAGGCCTTGTTGAGCGTCTTCTGCTCGGCGTCGCTGGTCATGAACTTCACGAACTCCGTGGCGCCGTCGAGGTTGTCGGTGTTCTTGAAGACGGCCATGTTGATTCCGGCGACCATCGAGTTGACCTGGGTGCCGGCGCCGGGGGTGCCGGACTGCACGGGCACCGGGGCGATGCCGTAGGCGTCGTCGGCCATGCCCTGCGACTTGAGGTTGGACGCGGCCGACTGCCACAGCAGCATCGCCGTCCTGCCCTTGGCGAAGTCGCTCACCGACTGGTTCTGCGCGTACTCGGCGTTGCCCGCCGGGATCGCCTTGTCCTTCGCCATCAGGTCGACGTACTGCTTGACCGCCGCGACGGCCTTGTCATTGGTGAAGTCGGGCTTGCCGTCGGCCGTGAAGAAGTCCGCGCCGTGCTGCTTGGCGAAGACGAACACGTGGTGGATGTTCTCGGAGAGGTTGGAGCCCTCGGCGCCCAGCGGGTTCTTGCCCTTGGCCCTGATCTTCTTGCCGTCGGCGACCAGTTCGTCCCAGGTGGCCGGCGGCTCGGAGATGCCCGCGTCGGCGAAGATCTGCTTGTTGTAGTAGAGCGCGTACGCCATCGAGTACAGCGGGACCGCGGCCGGGTCCTTGCCCTCGGCGCCGGTCGAGCCGAGCGCGGAGTCGACGAAGCGGTCCTTGCCGCCGATCTTCTCGAAGTTCTTCGCGTCCCACGGCAGCAGCGCCCCGGTGGCCTGCAGCGAGGCGCTCCAGGTGTTGCCGATGTTCAGCACGTCCGGGCCCTGGCCCGAGGTGGCGGCGGTCAGGATCCGGTTGAGCAGGTCCGACCAGGGCACGACCTCCAGCTCGACCTTGATGCCGGTCTGCTTCTCGAACTTGTCCAGCTCGGGCTGGAGGACCTTCTTGTCCACCTGGATGCTGGCGCCCTGGTTGGAGGCCCAGTACGTGAGCGTCTTCGGCGAGTCGTTGGACCCGCCGCTCGTCGACGAGCCGCCGCCGCACGCGGTCACGGCGGTCAGCAGGGAGACGGTGACCGCGGCGGCGGCCGCGACTCGGGTTCTGCGCATGGCTCAGGCGTCCCTTTCCTCAGGGCGAGCGCGAGGGCGGGTTCGGAAGGCGGAAGGACCGGGCCCGGACGGGCCCGGACCCGTTCACTTCCCGAACGTCCCTCATGGCTTAACTTAGAGCGTGAGTTAAGACCTCATGGAAAGTCGCGTCAAGATGTCGCGCAGAGGTATCTTGCGTCAAGGGGCAGGCCGGGAGGGAGCCACATGGCGGGGCGGAACGGGCGGACGGTGCGTGACCTGCGGCGCGGCAATCGCGCCGAGGTACTGCAACGGTTGTATTTCGACGGCCCGATGAGCCGCTTCGAACTGGGGCCGGTGACCGGGCTCAGCTCCGGCTCGGTCAGCAACGTGGTGGCCGAACTGGTGGCCGACGGACTGGTCGAGGAGGCCGGCTCGGTCGACTCCGACGGCGGCCGGCCCCGCACCCTGCTGCGGGTGGCGCCCGCCGCCGGGCACATGATCGGCGTCGACGTCGGCGAGACCCGGGTCCGGGTCGAGCTGTTCGACCTCGCCCTCACCGAACTCGCCCGCACCGAACGCCCGTTGGAGCACCAGCGGTACGACGTCGACGTCGTCGTCGGCCACATCCGGGACGGCATCGCCGAGGTGCTGGCCACCACGGGGCTCGCCCCCGAGCGGCTGCTCGGCGTCGGCATCGGCGTCCCCGGCATCGTCGCCCGCGAGGGCGAGCAGGGCGCCGTCGTGCACGGCCAGACCATCGGCTGGGACGCCGTCCCGCTGGAGGCCAGGCTGCGCTCCGCCTGTCTGCTGCCCGACTCCGTGCCCTATTTCGCCGACAACGGCGCCCGCACCCTCGGCCAGGCCGAGATGTGGTTCGGCGCCGGCCGCGGTGCCCGCAACGCGGTGGTCGTCCTGTTCGGCTCCGGTGTCGGCGCCTGCCTCGTCACCGACGACGTGACCGGCGGCCGCGCGGTGGAGTACGGGCACCTGACCGTACGGGTGCGGGGGCGCCGGTGCCGGTGCGGGGCGCTGGGCTGCCTGGAGGCGTACGCGGGCGCCGAGGCGCTGCTCGCGCGGTGGCGGGAGGCCGGGGGACAGGTGCCCGAGGGCGCCGACGAGGAGACCGCGCTCACGGCGCTGCTCGCGGCGGCGTACCCGGAGGAGGGCGGGGCCGACCCGGTGGCGTCGGCGGTCCTGGAGGAGACGGCGGAGTACCTCGGCGCCGGCCTCTCCGACCTGATCAACCTCTTCCGCCCCGAACGCATCCTGATCGGCGGCTGGGCGGGCCTCCAGCTCGGCGCCCGCTTCCTGCCCGCGGTCCGCCGCCACGCGGTGGCGTACTCCCTGCGCCACCCGGCGGAACGGGTCGCGATCGAACTGGGCCGGCTCGGTCCGGACGCGGTGACGGTGGGCGCCGCGATCCTGCCGCTGGCCGACTTCTTCGCGGCCGGGGGACGCCGGGCGGGCGCCGGCCCCGACACCGCCCCGCGCCGCGCCCCGGCATGGCGCGAGGCGCTGCGGGACCGGGCGTCGGGGAGGTAGGCCTCCCGGCTCCGCCGCCCCCGTCCCTCCGGGAAGCGGACGAGGGCGGCAACGGGGACGCGGTCAGCCCGCCGGGGCGAGCGACGCGAGGGAACCGGGGTAGAGGTACTTGTCCGGCGGGACGGTGGTGCCGTGCGCCCACGCCCGGAAGAAGCCGGTGAGGTCCTTGCCGGAGACCTCCTGGGCGAGCGCCTCGAACTGCGGCCAGGACGCGTTGCCGTAACGGTGGTCGCGCTGCCAGCGCTTGAGGGTGCCGAAGAACGCGTCGTCGCCGACCGTGCGGCGCAGCGCGTGCAGCATCATGGACCCCTTGCTGTACAGGGCGTTGGCCAGTTCACTGCCCTGGCCGGGGTCGTACAGTCTCGTCGTCCAGAACTCGGGGTCCGCCTCGCTCTCCTCCACCATGTCGGCGTAGAAGCCCTTGTCCAGGTCGGCTCCGTGCTTTCCCTCGTCCCACAGCTGGCCGGCGTACTGGGCGAAGCACTCGGCCAGGCAGCCGTCGCGCCAGTCGCTGAAGGAGACGCTGTTCCCGAACCACTGATGGGCGTTCTCGTGCACCATGGAGGCGTCGAAGAAACCCCCGTGGTACGTCGGGCGGCTCTGTGTCTCCAGGGCGATCGGGCTCTCGCCGTCGTCGCCGCTGACGACGATCGCCCCGGCCGAGGAGAAGGGGTACGGGCCGAACTTCGAGGCCAGGAAGTCGATGATCTCCGGCAGCTCCGCCTCCGCCTCGGGGTCGATGCGCGACCCGGGACTGTAGGCGTTGATGACGGGAGTGCCGTCGGAGAGCTTCGAGGTGCGCATCGTGAACCTGTCGATGGCGAGCGTGCTGAGGTACGTGGCCATCGGCCGGTCCTCGTACCAGCGGAACGTGGACGTGTTCCGGTCGGTGGTGGTGGCGCCCGGCCGTCCGTTGCCGACCACCGTCCAGCCGGTGGGGACCGTGGCCGTGAGCCGGAAGGTGGCCTTGTCCGAGGGGTGGTCGTTGGCCGGGTACCAGGCGGTGGCGGAGTGCGGCTCGTCCGACACGTCCACGCCGCCGTCGGCGAGCGCGTGCCAGCCCTTGCCGACCGGTTCGCCCGCGTAGCGGACGCGTACGGAGAACCGCGTGTTCCTCGCGAGCGGCCGGGCCGGAGTGATGACGAGTTCGTGCGTGCCCTCCCGGGAGACGGTGCGGGCGGGTGTGCCGTCCACGCTGACCTCGGTGACCGTGAAGCCCTCCAGATCGAGGTGCAGCCGGTCCAGGTCCTCGGTGGCGACGGCCTCCACCGTGGTGTCGCCCTCCAGGTACCGGGGGCGGGCCGGGCCGTAGGTGACGTGCACGTCGTACCGCGAGACGTCGTAGCCGGAGTTCCCGTCGTCGGGGAAGTAGGGGTCACCGACGCCGCCCGTGCCGGAGGCGCCGGCGGCGGGGACTGCGGTGAACACGATTCCGGCGGCCACGGTCGTGGCCAGGGCGGTGGCGCGGCGGCGATGCCGGTGGGCGGGCATGCGTCTGCTCCTTCGTTCGGGAGGGGGGCGAAGTGCGCGCACTCGGGAGGGGGCGAGTGCGCGCGAAGTGTTCGACGCGGGTGCGGGAAGGCCGTGCCGGCCTCAGCGGTGCGTGGCGAGCTGCCAGACCGTGTGGAGGAAGGCGTTGGTACTGGTGGTCTCGACCCGCGGGTCCACGTTGTCCACGCGGTCGCACGCCTCGTGCGTGCACTCGTCGATTCCCGTGGCGAAACCGCCCACCGGGATGCCGGCGTCACCGAACGACACATGGTCGCTGCCACCGATGCCGATGGCGGTCGTGGGCAGGTTCCGGGCCGCGAAGTAGCTC
The DNA window shown above is from Streptomyces sp. NBC_00670 and carries:
- a CDS encoding FUSC family protein, translating into MQDVRKAWAVVTGQVAKWHRDPVIVQSVRSTAAATVAYVVALRLSPEHLPLTAPLTALLVVQVTLYSTLTTGIRRVNAVVAGVVVAIGFSVLVGLTWWSLALLILAALGVGQLVRVEEFVVEVAISAMLVLGVTQVGSTAWLRVLDTLIGAVVGMATNLLFAPPVWVGTAGESIEELARGMRQLMLRMGEEAAGRTPVERAAARLHEARRLDHDIVGVDASLRQAEESLKLNPRVREGLLHRVVLRTGLDTLEICTVVLRVLARSFTDLAKERDPGPLFRPGIGAAVEELFSQVADAVVSYAVLVTTHVSRSAESAEERLANELATAAATRDRLARLMLEEVQRDPSQWQLQGAVLTEVNRILDEMDTEHRSRRLLEELDRCTREQRERTRWLTRLRDGLGAARPARLRERIPLPRRGRNRRTP
- a CDS encoding FBP domain-containing protein, whose translation is MRPLTEPDIRTSFVNCSKGEAKRLSVPRDLDERPWDALDFLGWRDPGAPDRSYVVTERDGRLVGVTLRFPSAQRGFLHRSMCSLCLTTHPGSGVSLMTARKAGAAGREGNSVGLYMCTDLACSLYVRGKKVPQGGGRFQESLTVEEQIARTVDNLSGFLDKLGV
- a CDS encoding GH1 family beta-glucosidase gives rise to the protein MTIDLGAFPRDFLWGTATAAYQIEGAAAEDGRSPSIWDTYSHTPGKVAGGDHGDVACDHYHRWEEDIELMRRLGTNAYRLSVAWPRVVPGGTGEVNAKGLDFYDRLIDALLAAGITPSVTLYHWDLPQVLQDRGGWPERDTALAFASYAGVVAERLGDRVTMWTTLNEPLCSAWIGHLEGKMAPGLTDLPAAVRASYHLLLGHGLAVRAVRAAVPDARIGFVNNLSYVEPATDRPEDVAAARRMDGHANRWWLDPVHGRGFPADMREVYGVDLPERAGDLAAMAEPLDWLGLNYYFPSAIEDDPTGPAPRARAVRQPGLPRTGMDWEVDANGIERLLLRLTEDYGARQLYITENGSCYPDVVRPDGTVDDPERVAYLDQHLAACASAVRKGVPLAGYFAWSLLDNFEWAYGYDKRFGLVHVDYATQRRTIKGSGHHYADLIRAHGRLGQSAA
- a CDS encoding carbohydrate ABC transporter permease encodes the protein MSETLRTARVPRSPMAPPRTFLWTRRIFLTLLTGFVLVPVYVMVSSSLKPLADVTGTFHWLPSELTIRPYIDIWSTVPLAKYFVNSLIVAGAATVCSVVIAVFAAYAVSRYSFRGKRVFTVTVLSTQMFPGILFLLPLFLLYVNIGNATGIALFGSRGGLILTYLTFSLPFSIWMLIGYFDSVPRDLDEAALVDGCGPLGALFRVVVPAAIPGIVAVAVYAFMTAWGEVLFASVMTNDTTRTLAVGLQGYSTQYDVYWNQIMAASLVVSVPVVAGFLLLQRYLVAGLTAGAVK
- a CDS encoding carbohydrate ABC transporter permease: MTTTAPAREPAVRKDPPGAARGPRRRTGRLRRVTLPYLLLLPALILELLVHLIPMVIGVVMSFKELTQFYIRDWGTAPWSGFDNYKVSVDFDAPVGEALLHSFLVTVVFTLLSVGLCWLIGTVAAICMQDTFRGRGLLRALFLVPYALPVYAAVITWVFMFQHDNGLVNHVLHDQLRLTDKPSFWLIGDNSFIALLTVSVWKGWPFAFLIVMAGLQNIPKELYEAAALDGAGMLQQIRRITLPSLRPVNQVLVLVLFLWTFNDFNTPFVLFGKGAPQAADLISVHIYQASFVTWNFGTGSAMSVLLLLFLLVVTGVYLALTSRDRTAGSSRRRKETADV
- a CDS encoding ABC transporter substrate-binding protein gives rise to the protein MRRTRVAAAAAVTVSLLTAVTACGGGSSTSGGSNDSPKTLTYWASNQGASIQVDKKVLQPELDKFEKQTGIKVELEVVPWSDLLNRILTAATSGQGPDVLNIGNTWSASLQATGALLPWDAKNFEKIGGKDRFVDSALGSTGAEGKDPAAVPLYSMAYALYYNKQIFADAGISEPPATWDELVADGKKIRAKGKNPLGAEGSNLSENIHHVFVFAKQHGADFFTADGKPDFTNDKAVAAVKQYVDLMAKDKAIPAGNAEYAQNQSVSDFAKGRTAMLLWQSAASNLKSQGMADDAYGIAPVPVQSGTPGAGTQVNSMVAGINMAVFKNTDNLDGATEFVKFMTSDAEQKTLNKAYSSIPPVKAAQSDPAFNSGATAVLKTTLGTSAAALPQVADESQFETTVGTAVKELFADAAGGRSVTTASVKAKLEKAQQQMPKK
- a CDS encoding ROK family transcriptional regulator, producing the protein MAGRNGRTVRDLRRGNRAEVLQRLYFDGPMSRFELGPVTGLSSGSVSNVVAELVADGLVEEAGSVDSDGGRPRTLLRVAPAAGHMIGVDVGETRVRVELFDLALTELARTERPLEHQRYDVDVVVGHIRDGIAEVLATTGLAPERLLGVGIGVPGIVAREGEQGAVVHGQTIGWDAVPLEARLRSACLLPDSVPYFADNGARTLGQAEMWFGAGRGARNAVVVLFGSGVGACLVTDDVTGGRAVEYGHLTVRVRGRRCRCGALGCLEAYAGAEALLARWREAGGQVPEGADEETALTALLAAAYPEEGGADPVASAVLEETAEYLGAGLSDLINLFRPERILIGGWAGLQLGARFLPAVRRHAVAYSLRHPAERVAIELGRLGPDAVTVGAAILPLADFFAAGGRRAGAGPDTAPRRAPAWREALRDRASGR
- a CDS encoding M1 family metallopeptidase, translated to MPAHRHRRRATALATTVAAGIVFTAVPAAGASGTGGVGDPYFPDDGNSGYDVSRYDVHVTYGPARPRYLEGDTTVEAVATEDLDRLHLDLEGFTVTEVSVDGTPARTVSREGTHELVITPARPLARNTRFSVRVRYAGEPVGKGWHALADGGVDVSDEPHSATAWYPANDHPSDKATFRLTATVPTGWTVVGNGRPGATTTDRNTSTFRWYEDRPMATYLSTLAIDRFTMRTSKLSDGTPVINAYSPGSRIDPEAEAELPEIIDFLASKFGPYPFSSAGAIVVSGDDGESPIALETQSRPTYHGGFFDASMVHENAHQWFGNSVSFSDWRDGCLAECFAQYAGQLWDEGKHGADLDKGFYADMVEESEADPEFWTTRLYDPGQGSELANALYSKGSMMLHALRRTVGDDAFFGTLKRWQRDHRYGNASWPQFEALAQEVSGKDLTGFFRAWAHGTTVPPDKYLYPGSLASLAPAG